The following proteins are co-located in the Hypomesus transpacificus isolate Combined female chromosome 23, fHypTra1, whole genome shotgun sequence genome:
- the nr4a2a gene encoding nuclear receptor subfamily 4 group A member 2a, producing MPCVQAQYGSSPQGASPASQSYSYHAAGEYSCDFLTPEFVKFSMDLTNTEITATTSLPSFSTFMDNYNTGYDVKPPCLYQMPHSGEQSSIKVEDVQMHSYHQQTHLPPQSEDMMTHSGPMYFKPSSPHAPSTPNFQVQPNHMWEDPGSLHSFHQNYVAATTHMIEQRKNPVSRLSLFSFKQSPPGTPVSSCQMRFDGPLHVSMSHDNSGGHRGLDSQSFAVPSAIRKQAGLAFPHSLQLGHGHQLMDSQVPSPPSRGSPSNEGLCAVCGDNAACQHYGVRTCEGCKGFFKRTVQKNAKYVCLANKNCPVDKRRRNRCQYCRFQKCLVVGMVKEVVRTASLKGRRGRLPSKPKSPQDPAPPSPPVSLISALVRAHVDSNPSMSALDYSRFQANPDYQMTGDDTQHIQQFYDLLTGSMEIIRGWAEKIPGFPDLPRQDQDLLFESAFLELFVLRLAYRSNSVEGKLIFCSGVVLHRLQCVRGFGEWIDSIVEFSSNLQSMNIDISAFSCIAALAMVTERHGLKEPKRVEDLQNKIVNCLKDQVTFNGGGLNRPNYLSKLLGKLPELRTLCTQGLQRIFYLKLEDLVPPPAIIDKLFLDTLPF from the exons ATGCCCTGCGTCCAGGCTCAGTATGGGTCATCACCTCAAGGAGCCAGTCCTGCTTCCCAGAGCTACAGCTACCACGCCGCCGGAGAGTACAGCTGCGACTTCTTAACACCTGAGTTTGTTAAGTTTAGTATGGACCTGACCAACACTGAGATCACTGCCACAACGTCTCTCCCTAGTTTCAGCACGTTCATGGACAACTATAACACAGGTTACGACGTTAAACCGCCCTGTCTGTATCAAATGCCCCACTCTGGAGAGCAGTCCTCCATCAAGGTCGAGGACGTCCAGATGCACAGCTATCATCAGCAGACCCACCTGCCTCCGCAGTCAGAAGACATGATGACCCACTCCGGGCCCATGTACTTcaagccctcctcacctcacgcCCCGAGTACGCCAAACTTCCAGGTCCAACCCAATCACATGTGGGAGGATCCTGGCTCTCTTCACAGCTTTCATCAGAACTATGTGGCGGCGACGACTCACATGATAGAACAGCGCAAAAACCCGGTGTCAAGGCTTTCATTATTCTCCTTCAAACAGTCCCCTCCCGGTACCCCTGTGTCGAGTTGCCAGATGCGATTCGATGGCCCACTGCACGTTTCAATGAGCCACGACAACTCCGGTGGACACCGTGGCTTGGATAGCCAGAGCTTCGCGGTGCCGAGTGCCATTAGGAAACAAGCTGGCCTCGCGTTTCCCCACTCCCTGCAGCTGGGGCACGGGCACCAGTTGATGGACAGCCAAGTTCCATCGCCCCCGTCCAGAGGATCTCCATCAAACGAGGGTCTGTGCGCAGTGTGTGGGGACAATGCCGCTTGCCAGCATTATGGAGTGCGAACCTGCGAGGGGTGTAAAGGATTTTTTAAG CGCACCGTTCAGAAAAATGCTAAATACGTGTGCTTAGCGAACAAAAACTGTCCTGTGGATAAACGCAGAAGAAACCGGTGTCAATACTGCCGTTTCCAAAAGTGCCTTGTCGTTGGAATGGTGAAAGAAG TTGTTCGAACTGCAAGTCTAAAGGGCCGAAGAGGCCGCCTGCCATCCAAACCCAAGAGTCCCCAGGACCCCGCCCCGCCGTCACCGCCCGTCAGCCTCATCAGCGCGCTCGTGAGAGCCCATGTAGACTCCAACCCCTCCATGTCTGCCTTGGACTATTCAAGA TTTCAGGCTAACCCTGACTACCAAATGACTGGAGACGACACACAGCACATCCAGCAGTTCTATGATCTCCTGACCGGCTCCATGGAGATTATCCGGGGTTGGGCCGAAAAGATCCCCGGGTTTCCTGATCTACCGAGGCAGGATCAGGATCTTCTTTTCGAATCCGCCTTCTTGGAACTCTTCGTTCTGCGTCTCGCATACAG GTCCAACTCAGTGGAAGGCAAACTGATCTTCTGCAGCGGAGTGGTCTTGCACAGGCTTCAGTGCGTGCGCGGATTTGGAGAGTGGATAGACTCGATTGTGGAGTTTTCCTCCAACCTGCAGAGCATGAATATAGACATATCAGCATTCTCCTGCATCGCCGCCCTGGCTATGGTTACAG AGCGACATGGGCTGAAGGAACCCAAGAGAGTTGAGGATCTTCAAAACAAGATAGTGAACTGCCTAAAAGACCAAGTGACATTCAATGGCGGAGGCTTGAATCGGCCGAACTACTTGTCAAAACTTTTGGGCAAGCTGCCCGAACTCCGCACGCTATGTACACAAGGTCTGCAGCGCATCTTCTACTTAAAACTCGAAGACTTAGTCCCTCCGCCAGCAATAATTGACAAACTTTTTCTTGACACACTACCGTTTTAA